A single Osmerus mordax isolate fOsmMor3 chromosome 9, fOsmMor3.pri, whole genome shotgun sequence DNA region contains:
- the osr1 gene encoding protein odd-skipped-related 1, which translates to MGSKTLPAPVPLHPPIQLANYSFLQTSTGIQLPMEQTPGIYSFSALHAIHLHQWTLGYQPFTLPRGTFSKLPALMDGCLSPIPIFPHLLQPKLDYASATTTVGLLQGLKNKPRFDFANLATAATQEDPLKDLSITGVLAASPGHAATGGCLLDAAKLCSPERKPSRGRLPSKTKKEFVCKFCGRHFTKSYNLLIHERTHTDERPYTCDICHKAFRRQDHLRDHRYIHSKEKPFKCQECGKGFCQSRTLAVHKTLHMQVKELKTPKFK; encoded by the exons ATGGGAAGCAAGACTCTTCCAGCCCCAGTCCCGCTCCACCCCCCCATACAGCTGGCCAACTACTCCTTTCTCCAGACCTCCACTGGCATCCAGCTCCCCATGGAGCAGACCCCTGGCATCTACAGCTTCAGTGCCCTCCATGCCATCCACCTCCATCAGTGGACTCTAGGCTACCAGCCCTTCACCCTGCCCCGTGGCACTTTCTCCAAGCTGCCTGCCCTCATGGATGGCTGTTTATCCCCCATTCCCATCTTCCCCCACCTGCTCCAGCCCAAGCTGGACTATGCCTCTGCCACAAcaacagtgggtttgcttcagGGTTTGAAGAACAAGCCTCGCTTTGACTTTGCCAACCTGGCAACAGCTGCCACCCAGGAAGACCCTCTGAAGGACCTGAGCATCACCGGGGTGTTGGCAGCCTCGCCTGGCCACGCAGCCACAGGGGGCTGTCTCCTGGATGCAGCCAAGCTCTGCTCCCCTGAGCGCAAGCCCAGTCGAGGACGGCTGCCATCAAAGACCAAAAAGGAGTTTGTGTGCAAGTTCTGTGGTCGGCACTTCACCAAGTCTTACAATCTGCTGATCCACgagcgaacacacacagacgagagGCCCTACACCTGCGACATCTGCCACAAAGCCTTCCGGAGGCAGGACCATCTCCGGGATCACAG GTACATTCACTCCAAAGAGAAACCCTTTAAGTGTCAAGAGTGTGGAAAGGGATTTTGTCAGTCAAGGACTCTGGCTGTCCACAAAACATTACACATGCAGGTCAAAGAATTAAAGACACCAAAGTTCAAATGA